A window of Herpetosiphonaceae bacterium genomic DNA:
CATCCCGCCGGGCTGCACATGCGCCCGGCAGCGCTGTTCGTCAAAACTGCGGCCCGCTTCCAAAGCCAGATTATGATCACCAACCTGAGCCGCCTGGGCACGCCTGCTGCCGACGCCAAGAGCATGTTCGGCGTGATGCTGGTGGGCGTTTCACAGGGACATCAGGTGCGGCTGCGGGCCGAAGGCCCCGACGCAAGCGAGGCGCTGGCTGCGCTGAGCGATCTTGTCGAGCGCCAATTCGAGGAGAGCGCATGAGACGGGTGCTTCGGGGCAGTACCGCCGCGCCCGGCAGCGCCTACGGCCCGATCGTGCTGCTTCAGATGCCGAGCGATCTCAACCATTCGCCCCTCGCCGAGACAACCGCGCCGATTGAGCGCTTCCAGGCGGCGCAGCTCGACGTGGCCGCGCAGCTCAAGCGTCTGAGCGACGAGCTTCGGGCAGAGGGCAAACCTGCGGAGGCGGCGATCTTCGACGGT
This region includes:
- a CDS encoding HPr family phosphocarrier protein, translated to MNEPQELVVTINHPAGLHMRPAALFVKTAARFQSQIMITNLSRLGTPAADAKSMFGVMLVGVSQGHQVRLRAEGPDASEALAALSDLVERQFEESA